AGGTCATGGGGGGCCTTTGGCCGTATTGTCGGAGAATTATACGAAGGGGTCAACCCCGCTTTGGGGGGTCAAGGGAGCCCCGGCCAGCAGCTCGCGGGCGTGCTCAAGGGCGGTCTCCGAGTATGAACCCGAGAGCATCCGGGCCAGTTCCCGTACCCGCTCTTCTCCCTCGATGGCCTTCACCTGGACTTTCCCCCGCTCTTTGACCACCTGAAAGTGGCGCTGGGCCCGGGCGGCGATTTGGGGCAGGTGGGTCACCACCAGCACCTGGCGGGTTTGGGCCAGCCGTGCCAGGCGCTCCGCTACTTGCCAGGCCGCCTCTCCCCCCACCCCGGCGTCTACCTCGTCAAAGATTACCGTTCTCGCTTCTACCCCGGTGAGCAGCACCAGCGCTAGCATCACCCGCGAAAGCTCACCCCCGGAGGCCGCCCGCTCTAGCGGGGCCTCGCCGATGCCGGGGTTGGCGCTGAAGAGCCAGTGCACCTCTTCGAGCCCCTCCGGCCCCGGCTCGCCTAGGGGTTGCAGTTCTACCCGGAAGCGGGCCTCGGGCATCCCCAAGGTGCGAATTTCCCGCGTGGCCTCCTTGGAGAGCCGCTCCGCGGCCTGTGCGCGGGCCACAGAGAGCAGATGCCCCCGGTGCAGGAGTTCTTGCCGGGATTCCTGGATCTCCTGGGCCAGGGCAGCCAGGCGCTCGTCGGCCCGCTCGAGCTCGGCCAGCTCTCGCCGCGCCGCCTCGGCAAAGGCCAGCACCTCCTCCAGGCTGTCGCCGTACTTGCGCTGCAAGCGCTCGAGCAGGGCCAGCCGGGTTTCCACCGCCTCTAGCCGGTGGGGGTCGGCCTCCAGGCTATCCAGGTAGTCCTCGAGCTCGCGGGCTACCGCCTTGAGGCCGTCCAGGGCGGCCTCGAGGTCGCGGCCAAGGCCCCCTAACCCCTCGTCATGCTTGGCCGCGGCTTTGAGTTCCCTGAGGGCCTGGGCTATCTGCCCTACGCTGTCGTGTTCCCCGCTGAGCAGGCTCGAGGCCAGCCCTACCCGCTCACGCAAGCTCTCGGCGTGGCGCAACTTTTCGGCCTCGCGCTTGAGTTCGGCCTCTTCGCCGGGGATGATCTTGGCCGCCTCGATCTCCTTGAGCTGAAAGGAGAGCACGTCCAGACGTCGCTCGCGTTCACGGGCGGCGGCCTCGAGCCGCCCCTGTTCGGCGAGCAGGGTCTGGTGGTGGGTGTAGGCCTCACGGTAGGCCTGGAGCAAGGCCGGATCCACCAGGGCGTCCAGCAGTTCCCGCTGGGCCTTGCGCCCCAGGAGCGAGAGCGCGGCGTGCTGGGCGTGGATGGTGAGGTGACGGCTGGTCTCTTCCGCTAGCTCCCGCAGCGAGACCACCTCACCGTCTACGCGGGGGATGCTGCGGCTATGGGTGACCCGCCGCGAAAGCACCCGCCCATCAAACCAGGCCGTCACGAGCAGAGCTTCTGCGCCCGGGCGGATCATCCCCTCCGCCCGCTCTCCCAGCAGCAGCGATAGCGCATCCACCAGCACGCTCTTGCCCGCTCCGGTCTCCCCGGTCAGCACGGTCAGGCCGGGGCCGAACTCGAGCGCGACCTCCTCGAGAACGGCTAGGTTTTTTACCTCCAAACGTTCGAGCACAGGTCAAAACCCCGTATGGGCACTCTGCTTCAATCTTACACATGAACCCTGTCTATCTGTTGTAGGGCGAATCCTAGAGGGACTAACCCACGCTTCGAGCCATCGCCGGAGAAAGGTAAAGTAAATCTATGGCCGAGTTTCAGCTTCCTACCCCCTTGGTCAGTGCCGCGTGGCTGATAGAGCATCTGGCGGATGAGAAGTTGCGCATCGTGGACGTGCGGTTCTCGCTGGCCGACCCGCTGGCGGGGTACATGGCCTATCGCGAGGGGCATATCCCCGGCGCGGTTTACCTGAACCTCGAGGCCGACCTCTCGGCTCCCCTCCGGCCCGACCGCAAGGGGGGCCGCCACCCCCTGCCCGCCCCGGAAGCCTTTGCCAAGACGCTCTCCCAGGCGGGCATCGGTAACGAGCACTGGGTGGTAGCCTACGACGATAGCGGCATGGTAGCCCCCCGGCTATGGTGGATGCTGCGCTGGTTAGGCCACGACGCGGTCGCAGTGTTGGACGGCGGGGTGAAGGCGTACCTGGAGGCGGGGGGAAAGCTCGAGCCGGGTATCGCCACCTATCCCCCCACGACCTTCACCCCCCACCCCCGCCCCGAGATGCTCTTGGATGCCGAGGCGGTAGCGGGCCGCTCAGCCGATACGGTCTTGATTGATTCTCGAGCCCCGGAGCGCTACCGCGGCGAGGTCGAACCGCTAGACCCGGTGGCCGGGCATATTCCCGGGGCTATCAACCGCAACTGGGCCGATGGTTTGGACGCCAGTGGCCGCTTCAAACCTGCCCAAGCGCAACGGGCGCGTTTCGCCGAGGTCGAAGGTAAAGACCTCATCGTCTACTGCGGTTCAGGGGTGAGCGCTGCGGCGAATCTGCTGGCCCTCGAGGTCGCGGGGATCAAAGGGGCCAGGCTCTATGCCGGCTCTTGGAGCGACTGGGTGAGCGACCCCTCGCGGCCCGTGGCCAAGGGGGAAGAGGGCTGACGTTTGGGAGCGCCCCGGTCGCCCTACCTCGCCTATAGCGCCTCCAGGATCACCACTGCCAGGGCGTGCTCCTTTTCGTGAGAGAGCGAAA
The genomic region above belongs to Meiothermus sp. Pnk-1 and contains:
- a CDS encoding DNA repair protein RecN, giving the protein MLERLEVKNLAVLEEVALEFGPGLTVLTGETGAGKSVLVDALSLLLGERAEGMIRPGAEALLVTAWFDGRVLSRRVTHSRSIPRVDGEVVSLRELAEETSRHLTIHAQHAALSLLGRKAQRELLDALVDPALLQAYREAYTHHQTLLAEQGRLEAAARERERRLDVLSFQLKEIEAAKIIPGEEAELKREAEKLRHAESLRERVGLASSLLSGEHDSVGQIAQALRELKAAAKHDEGLGGLGRDLEAALDGLKAVARELEDYLDSLEADPHRLEAVETRLALLERLQRKYGDSLEEVLAFAEAARRELAELERADERLAALAQEIQESRQELLHRGHLLSVARAQAAERLSKEATREIRTLGMPEARFRVELQPLGEPGPEGLEEVHWLFSANPGIGEAPLERAASGGELSRVMLALVLLTGVEARTVIFDEVDAGVGGEAAWQVAERLARLAQTRQVLVVTHLPQIAARAQRHFQVVKERGKVQVKAIEGEERVRELARMLSGSYSETALEHARELLAGAPLTPQSGVDPFV
- a CDS encoding sulfurtransferase; protein product: MAEFQLPTPLVSAAWLIEHLADEKLRIVDVRFSLADPLAGYMAYREGHIPGAVYLNLEADLSAPLRPDRKGGRHPLPAPEAFAKTLSQAGIGNEHWVVAYDDSGMVAPRLWWMLRWLGHDAVAVLDGGVKAYLEAGGKLEPGIATYPPTTFTPHPRPEMLLDAEAVAGRSADTVLIDSRAPERYRGEVEPLDPVAGHIPGAINRNWADGLDASGRFKPAQAQRARFAEVEGKDLIVYCGSGVSAAANLLALEVAGIKGARLYAGSWSDWVSDPSRPVAKGEEG